Within the Achromobacter spanius genome, the region AACTCAGCCTTGAACGGGCGGGTAAGCCAGTTCGTTGCTTTCGGTCAGGCCTTGAGCACGGGCGGCGGCCAATTCCTGCTTCACTTGGGCGCGGGTCTTGTCCGAGCCGACATCCGCAAACGTCGTCGCGGCGTAGCCTTCTTCACCGAATTCCAGTTCACCGTTGGCGCGGGCGGCGGCCAATTCTTGCTGCACTTGAGCGCGGGTCACCGTGCTGGCGGTATTCAGGGGAGGCGGGTAGTCCAGTTCGCCAGCTTGGGCAGCGCCGATAACCGAGGCGGACAGAATCAGGGCGGATACGAGGGTCTTCATGGTCAGATCTCCAGATAAGGTGCGTAAGGTGCTTCAGTTGAGTTTGGGTTACGATCGCCAGCTATCTACTTATAGATAGACACTGCGATAAAAAAAAGGGCCAATCAAAAATCGTCCTACTGTATTTCTGGGTTCGGCGGCAGCGGTGCTTCTGAGGTGTTGCGTGTACTGCCTTGCTGCGTTGTTTGCTGCTTGTGCTGCTTGTGCTGCGTCGATGGATGAATCTTACCTACTACTAGGTAGACAGCACAAGTGGGTTTTGTGAAACTAAATATTTCATGATGCCGATGGACAACGCTGCCCTAGGCTTTCGTCGCGACCAAGCCGCAATTACCAGGATCGCGGCGACGCGCCATAGCGCAGTTTGAAGACCTTGCTGAAGTGGCTCAGGCTGGAAAAGCCCACCTCGCCAGCCACTTGCGTAACGCTCATGCCGGCCTGCAACAAGTCCGATGCGCGGGCCAGGCGCATATCGCTCAGATAGGCATGCACGGAACGGCCCACGCATTCGCGCATCAATTGCTGCAAGCGCTTCTCTGACAGCCCCACCGTGCGCGCCAGGAGTCCGGGCGGCCAGTGTTCCGCGCAGCGATCCCGCAAGAGCTGGCACGCGTGACGCACCCGTTGATGCTCATGCGCCGCGGGGCCTGCCAGCGCGGCAGGCAAGGACAGTAGCTGCACGAATGCCGACAGCATTTCAAGGGTCTTGGCGCGATACCAAAGGCGCCGCGCGTCCGCCGCTGACGGCGCATCGCTGGAAAGGCTGCCCGCCAAGGCCAGCAAGCTGGCGGGCGCGTCCAACGACGCCACCAACGACCCGTGCGCCGGTACGCTGACATCGCGGTGGAAACGCTGCCGCAGCAAGCCGATGGGCATCGTGCCGCCCGCGCGCACCAGTGCGGCCGGCGTGTAGCGGATATCCACCATCCGCACCCGACGCCTGGCCGGCAGATGCGTGGCCCAGCCCATCACGCGCTCGTGGTTGAACAAAAGCGCCGCGCCGCCAGCCACCTTCAGCGGTTCGCCCCCTTCCAGCGCCAACAGGGCATCGCCTTCCAGCCAGACCTGCATGCCGAACACTGGCGCGCCCGGCGCGGGAATCGTCAAGGTCCGCCGTGGGCAACCATCCAGCACCACCAGGCTGACACCCTCGTCAACCCGCAGCACTTTTTCGATGACATCTTCCCAGTCGTCGGTGGCGGGCACGGTCGGCAGCGTACCGCGCCACCATTCATGCGGCTGGACGGGACCCGTGCAGGGGTCGGGCAGTAA harbors:
- a CDS encoding AraC family transcriptional regulator codes for the protein MSSLLLPDPCTGPVQPHEWWRGTLPTVPATDDWEDVIEKVLRVDEGVSLVVLDGCPRRTLTIPAPGAPVFGMQVWLEGDALLALEGGEPLKVAGGAALLFNHERVMGWATHLPARRRVRMVDIRYTPAALVRAGGTMPIGLLRQRFHRDVSVPAHGSLVASLDAPASLLALAGSLSSDAPSAADARRLWYRAKTLEMLSAFVQLLSLPAALAGPAAHEHQRVRHACQLLRDRCAEHWPPGLLARTVGLSEKRLQQLMRECVGRSVHAYLSDMRLARASDLLQAGMSVTQVAGEVGFSSLSHFSKVFKLRYGASPRSW
- a CDS encoding DUF4148 domain-containing protein, with the translated sequence MKTLVSALILSASVIGAAQAGELDYPPPLNTASTVTRAQVQQELAAARANGELEFGEEGYAATTFADVGSDKTRAQVKQELAAARAQGLTESNELAYPPVQG